From a region of the Paenibacillus sp. R14(2021) genome:
- a CDS encoding ABC-F family ATP-binding cassette domain-containing protein, with protein MSILNVERLSHGFGDRAIFNDVSFRLLKGEHIGLIGANGEGKSTFMNIITGKLQPDDGKVEWSKRMRVGYLDQHAVLSRGMTIRDVLKGAFQYLFDMEQEMNDMYGRMGEVTPEELEQMLEDVGTIQDTLTNQDFYMIDAKIEETARGLGLTEIGLDKDVSDLSGGQRTKVLLAKLLLEKPDILLLDEPTNYLDETHITWLTRYLQEYENAFILISHDIPFLNSVINLIYHMENQELNRYVGDYEHFQQVYEMKKQQLESAFKRQQQEIADLKDFVARNKASVATRNMAMSRQKKLDKMDVIELAKEKPKPQFSFKEGRTSGKLIFETNQLVIGYDEPLSRPLDLRMERGQKIALVGANGIGKTTLLRSILGEIKAISGTVQRGEHQQVGYFEQEVKDANYNTCIEEVWKEFPSFTQFEVRAALARCGLTTKHIESKIAVLSGGEKAKVRLCKLINRESNLLVFDEPTNHLDVDAKEELKRALQAYKGSILLISHEPEFYRDVVTETWNCESWTTKVF; from the coding sequence ATGAGCATATTAAACGTAGAACGACTAAGCCACGGGTTCGGCGACCGTGCGATTTTCAACGACGTGTCCTTCCGCCTGCTGAAGGGCGAGCATATCGGATTAATCGGAGCAAACGGCGAGGGTAAATCCACCTTCATGAACATCATCACGGGCAAGCTTCAGCCGGATGATGGCAAGGTGGAATGGTCGAAGCGCATGCGCGTCGGTTATCTGGATCAGCATGCGGTGCTGAGCCGAGGCATGACGATTCGCGACGTATTGAAGGGCGCCTTCCAATATCTGTTCGATATGGAACAGGAAATGAACGATATGTACGGCCGTATGGGCGAGGTTACGCCGGAAGAGTTGGAGCAAATGCTTGAGGATGTCGGCACCATTCAAGATACGCTGACGAATCAGGATTTCTACATGATCGACGCCAAGATCGAAGAAACCGCTCGCGGCTTGGGCTTGACGGAAATCGGCCTTGACAAGGACGTATCGGATCTCAGCGGCGGTCAACGTACGAAGGTACTGCTTGCGAAGCTTCTACTCGAGAAGCCCGACATTCTGCTCCTCGACGAGCCGACCAACTATCTCGACGAAACGCATATCACGTGGTTGACGCGCTACTTGCAGGAATACGAGAATGCGTTTATTCTCATCTCCCATGACATTCCATTCCTCAACAGCGTCATCAACCTGATCTATCATATGGAAAATCAAGAATTGAACCGCTATGTCGGCGACTATGAGCATTTCCAACAGGTGTACGAGATGAAGAAGCAGCAGCTGGAATCGGCATTCAAACGCCAGCAACAGGAGATCGCGGACCTGAAGGACTTCGTAGCGCGGAACAAAGCAAGCGTCGCTACGAGAAACATGGCGATGTCGCGGCAGAAGAAGCTCGACAAGATGGACGTGATCGAGCTGGCAAAAGAGAAGCCGAAACCGCAGTTCAGCTTCAAGGAAGGCCGAACATCCGGCAAGCTGATCTTCGAAACGAACCAGCTGGTGATCGGTTACGACGAGCCGCTGTCGAGACCGCTTGATCTCCGCATGGAACGGGGGCAGAAAATCGCGCTCGTAGGTGCTAACGGCATCGGGAAGACGACGCTCCTGCGCAGCATCCTCGGCGAGATTAAGGCAATCTCCGGAACGGTCCAACGCGGCGAGCATCAGCAGGTTGGCTATTTCGAGCAGGAAGTGAAGGACGCCAACTACAACACGTGTATCGAGGAAGTGTGGAAGGAATTCCCATCCTTCACGCAATTCGAGGTTCGTGCGGCGCTGGCTAGATGCGGCCTGACGACGAAGCATATCGAGAGCAAGATCGCCGTATTAAGCGGCGGAGAGAAGGCGAAAGTGCGGCTGTGCAAGTTGATCAACCGCGAGTCGAACCTGCTCGTATTCGATGAGCCGACCAACCACTTGGACGTCGATGCGAAGGAGGAATTAAAGCGAGCGCTGCAAGCCTACAAGGGCAGCATTCTGCTCATTTCCCATGAACCTGAATTTTATCGGGACGTAGTCACCGAGACGTGGAACTGCGAGTCTTGGACGACGAAAGTATTCTAA
- a CDS encoding Ger(x)C family spore germination C-terminal domain-containing protein, with protein MDPIGVGLYARAYQYKAWKKVQENWGDAFSKADVSVNIDMGEMK; from the coding sequence GTGGATCCAATCGGCGTTGGCCTGTATGCGCGCGCCTATCAATACAAGGCGTGGAAGAAGGTGCAGGAGAACTGGGGCGACGCCTTCTCGAAGGCGGATGTCAGCGTTAATATCGATATGGGCGAGATGAAATAA
- a CDS encoding low specificity L-threonine aldolase, whose protein sequence is MTKGSTLQEAFNRTSYPLGGHGKRNVAVLMEAFRSLSEETDSDIYGSGAIIEDFQAEVAQYLGKEAAVFFPSGTMAQQIALRIWSDQRGLQTVAYHPLCHLEIHEQDGLKELHRLKPILLADRTRTIRLADVEELGEDIACLLLELPQREIGGQLPPFSELEAIAAYCRSKGIKLHLDGARLFEILPYYGKTAAEVCALFDSVYVSFYKGIGGIAGAILAGEQPFTEASKIWKRRHGGDLISLYPYIIPAKHYMKERLPFMRQYYEDAVELASFFNGCHAISTKPQIPVSNMFHVHIARSKQMLEPIFVAACEATGVGLTNNINAVDEQNSYFEISVGDRYRRVPREKLEEAFRYIGQALRNAEINE, encoded by the coding sequence ATGACGAAAGGCAGCACCCTGCAAGAAGCGTTCAATCGAACGTCTTATCCGCTCGGCGGGCACGGCAAACGCAATGTTGCGGTGTTAATGGAAGCGTTCCGGAGCTTGAGCGAAGAAACAGACAGCGACATCTATGGTTCTGGCGCGATTATTGAAGATTTTCAGGCAGAAGTGGCGCAATATTTAGGGAAAGAAGCCGCTGTATTCTTCCCCAGCGGGACGATGGCGCAGCAGATCGCATTGCGGATCTGGAGCGATCAGCGCGGGCTGCAGACGGTTGCCTATCATCCGCTTTGCCATTTGGAAATCCATGAGCAGGACGGCTTGAAGGAGCTGCACCGGCTGAAGCCGATTCTGCTGGCGGACAGGACGAGAACCATTCGGCTGGCCGACGTGGAGGAGCTGGGGGAGGATATTGCTTGTCTGCTGCTTGAGCTCCCGCAGCGGGAAATCGGGGGGCAGCTGCCCCCATTCAGCGAGCTGGAAGCGATCGCGGCTTACTGCCGTTCCAAGGGGATCAAGCTTCATCTCGACGGTGCGCGGTTGTTCGAGATCCTGCCGTACTACGGGAAAACAGCGGCTGAAGTATGCGCGTTGTTCGACAGCGTTTACGTCTCGTTCTACAAGGGTATCGGCGGCATCGCAGGCGCCATTCTCGCGGGCGAACAACCGTTCACGGAAGCTTCGAAGATATGGAAGAGGCGCCATGGCGGCGACCTGATCAGTCTCTATCCGTACATTATCCCGGCGAAGCACTATATGAAGGAACGGCTGCCGTTTATGCGCCAATACTATGAGGATGCAGTCGAATTGGCGAGCTTCTTCAACGGGTGTCACGCAATATCGACAAAGCCGCAGATTCCGGTTTCGAATATGTTTCATGTCCATATAGCACGGTCGAAACAAATGCTGGAGCCGATATTCGTGGCTGCATGCGAAGCCACCGGCGTTGGATTGACGAACAATATCAATGCCGTCGATGAGCAAAACAGTTATTTCGAGATCAGCGTAGGCGACCGTTACCGCAGGGTTCCGAGAGAGAAGCTCGAGGAAGCATTCCGCTATATCGGCCAGGCCCTTCGCAATGCAGAGATTAACGAATAG
- a CDS encoding PH domain-containing protein gives MAGLLGGLFNNYSEVSVEELTKQYGIYLMPQESIHTGFKLIRDTFILTDERLIFFDHQGVTGKKTRVASIHLDSIIEVTMETGGTGFEDSELTIHYITSPYYKTNNVQVGSYKFEFGKKFNLQPIYVNFVTLAHQNHKRLNG, from the coding sequence GTGGCGGGTTTACTTGGCGGTTTGTTTAACAACTATTCAGAGGTTTCGGTAGAGGAATTAACGAAGCAATACGGTATTTATTTGATGCCTCAGGAATCGATCCATACGGGCTTTAAGCTGATTCGGGATACGTTTATATTGACGGATGAGCGGTTGATTTTCTTCGACCATCAAGGCGTGACGGGGAAGAAAACGCGAGTCGCTTCCATTCATTTGGATTCGATTATCGAGGTTACGATGGAAACGGGCGGTACGGGTTTCGAAGACAGCGAGCTGACGATCCATTACATCACATCGCCTTATTACAAAACCAATAACGTACAAGTGGGCTCCTACAAATTCGAATTCGGCAAGAAATTCAATCTGCAGCCGATTTACGTCAACTTTGTAACCTTGGCCCATCAGAATCATAAACGTTTAAACGGATAA
- a CDS encoding thymidine kinase gives MAQLYFKYGTMNSGKSFEIIKVAHNYEEQGKRVLIYSPSFSARGGSQLVGSRVGFERAAIPVETDTNLFDSVKSHLTSSGPKQIYCVLIDEAQFLNKTHILDLTRVVDELNIPVMAFGLKNDFQNQLFEGSYNLLVQADKIEEIKTICWYCDRKATMVIRFREGKPVNSGEQIQVGGNEDYKPVCRRCYNQAFRDVDTSLVQGQAAEHVE, from the coding sequence ATGGCACAGCTCTATTTTAAATACGGTACGATGAACAGCGGTAAATCATTTGAAATTATTAAGGTTGCCCATAACTACGAGGAACAAGGCAAGCGCGTACTTATATATTCGCCCTCGTTCAGCGCAAGAGGCGGCTCCCAGCTCGTTGGTTCCCGTGTAGGCTTCGAACGTGCCGCCATACCGGTCGAGACCGATACGAATTTATTCGATAGTGTCAAATCCCATCTGACTTCCTCGGGTCCCAAGCAGATCTACTGTGTCTTGATCGACGAAGCTCAGTTTCTGAACAAAACGCACATTCTTGATTTAACGCGCGTCGTGGACGAGCTTAACATCCCGGTCATGGCGTTTGGTCTCAAGAACGATTTTCAAAACCAGCTCTTCGAGGGCAGCTACAACCTGCTTGTGCAAGCGGACAAGATCGAAGAAATCAAAACGATCTGCTGGTACTGCGACCGCAAAGCTACGATGGTTATCCGCTTCCGCGAAGGAAAGCCGGTCAATTCCGGCGAACAAATTCAAGTCGGCGGCAACGAAGATTATAAACCCGTATGCCGGCGCTGCTACAATCAAGCCTTTCGGGATGTCGACACGTCCTTGGTGCAAGGGCAAGCCGCGGAACATGTGGAGTAA
- a CDS encoding DHA2 family efflux MFS transporter permease subunit — protein MSAQGSNSPAIPFTSMRQLVGPLLAIIVGIFMVILDSTAVNVAIPVLVKDFHSSLETVQWTITGYALAQAAVIPLAGWITDRYGSKQIFIISLVLFTIGSVLCAFATTADQLIFYRVLQGLGGGMVSPISFAMTYKLSPPEKAGSIMGLMGLPILLAPALGPILAGYLVDYVKWEWIFLINVPVGIVGVILCVWQLPRLPKKASASLDMWGIILGPLAFSGLSYGLSEGAHGWSSSKTIIGLIIGVVSLAAFIIVELSRKSEPLLELRVFKSPLFTRGILVQWVLQFVMFGIIFSVPFFMQQLMGMSAFKAGLWTLPQAIAAGVFMPFGGRLYDRIGARPLVLIGLTIVGIGAFLISRIDPSDSASSFLIPRIMLGMGMGLSFLALNTHLIQSAPANLVSRVTSLTSAAQQVVTSFSVAGLTTIIANRTAHYVANGEKQIPGAMSHAFHDSYLVLVGLALVGLLFAATLKRPKKDSSAAPVVHAVDLG, from the coding sequence ATGTCCGCTCAAGGCTCGAACTCACCTGCAATTCCTTTTACGTCCATGCGTCAATTAGTCGGCCCTCTGCTTGCCATCATCGTCGGCATTTTCATGGTAATTCTGGACAGTACGGCCGTTAACGTGGCCATACCTGTGCTCGTCAAGGATTTTCACAGCAGCCTGGAAACCGTTCAATGGACGATCACCGGTTACGCGCTTGCTCAAGCGGCTGTTATCCCCCTTGCCGGCTGGATAACGGATCGATATGGTTCCAAGCAGATCTTTATCATTTCGCTTGTGCTGTTTACGATCGGCTCCGTCTTGTGTGCCTTCGCTACAACGGCAGATCAGCTGATTTTCTACCGGGTTCTGCAAGGACTCGGCGGCGGTATGGTAAGTCCGATATCGTTCGCCATGACTTACAAGCTGAGCCCGCCAGAGAAGGCCGGATCCATCATGGGTCTGATGGGCCTGCCGATACTGCTTGCTCCTGCGCTCGGTCCCATCCTTGCAGGTTACCTCGTAGATTACGTCAAATGGGAATGGATCTTCCTCATTAACGTGCCGGTCGGCATCGTCGGCGTTATCCTGTGCGTATGGCAGCTGCCAAGGCTGCCGAAGAAAGCCTCCGCTTCACTCGATATGTGGGGTATAATCCTTGGTCCGCTCGCTTTCTCCGGTCTCTCTTACGGCCTGAGCGAAGGCGCGCACGGCTGGTCCTCCAGCAAGACGATCATCGGCTTGATCATCGGCGTCGTATCGCTAGCAGCCTTTATCATCGTGGAGCTTTCACGGAAGAGCGAGCCGCTGCTCGAGCTTCGCGTATTCAAATCCCCGCTCTTCACGCGCGGAATTCTCGTGCAATGGGTGCTGCAATTCGTCATGTTCGGCATTATTTTCTCGGTGCCGTTCTTCATGCAGCAGCTGATGGGCATGTCTGCCTTCAAGGCTGGCTTATGGACGCTGCCGCAAGCCATCGCAGCCGGCGTGTTCATGCCCTTCGGAGGCCGCCTGTATGACCGTATTGGGGCGCGTCCGCTCGTGCTCATCGGCTTGACGATCGTCGGGATCGGCGCTTTTCTGATTTCCAGAATCGATCCGTCCGACAGCGCCAGCTCGTTCCTCATCCCTCGTATCATGCTCGGCATGGGCATGGGGTTATCGTTCCTGGCGCTGAATACGCATCTGATCCAGTCCGCGCCGGCCAACCTGGTCAGCCGGGTAACTTCGCTTACGAGCGCGGCTCAACAAGTGGTTACTTCCTTCTCGGTCGCCGGTCTGACAACCATCATCGCTAACCGCACGGCGCATTATGTGGCGAACGGCGAGAAACAAATACCAGGCGCGATGTCGCATGCGTTCCATGATTCGTATCTGGTGCTGGTTGGCCTTGCTTTGGTCGGCCTGCTGTTCGCGGCAACGTTGAAGCGTCCGAAGAAAGACAGCTCGGCAGCACCGGTCGTACACGCGGTAGACTTGGGCTAA
- a CDS encoding SDR family NAD(P)-dependent oxidoreductase, translated as MRIVITGASRGLGYEIAVAAARRGHHVIAGVRDRVASEARYMRVEPAIREHIEIMELDVASDASIERLLSELKSKDGGVDALVNNAAILLGREHSIESLSFQDLVESFETNLFGPIKMIQAMLPLLRSATLPTIMNISSEAGAYATAYAGDYPYGLSKSALTYMSEKLRKELEPQGFQVLAIHPGWMKTDMGGDQAPGDPVQTAAQLLGLLERVRPLKVKHGFIDAAGRELPF; from the coding sequence ATGAGAATTGTCATAACCGGCGCCAGCCGGGGACTAGGCTATGAGATAGCGGTCGCCGCCGCCCGGCGCGGTCATCATGTTATCGCCGGTGTTCGCGATCGGGTAGCCTCAGAAGCCAGATACATGCGTGTAGAGCCGGCCATTCGCGAGCATATTGAAATCATGGAGCTGGATGTTGCCAGCGACGCTTCGATCGAACGGCTGCTGAGCGAGCTGAAAAGCAAGGACGGCGGCGTCGATGCGCTTGTCAACAATGCTGCGATTCTGCTCGGTCGCGAGCACAGCATCGAATCGCTCTCCTTTCAAGATTTGGTGGAATCGTTCGAGACGAATCTATTCGGCCCGATCAAAATGATTCAGGCTATGCTGCCGCTCCTTCGCAGTGCCACCTTGCCTACAATTATGAATATTTCGTCCGAGGCCGGCGCATACGCCACGGCTTATGCGGGAGACTATCCCTACGGTCTGTCGAAATCGGCGTTGACGTATATGTCCGAGAAGCTGCGTAAGGAGCTAGAGCCGCAAGGATTCCAAGTGCTGGCCATCCATCCCGGCTGGATGAAGACCGATATGGGCGGCGATCAAGCGCCGGGTGATCCGGTTCAAACAGCGGCACAGCTGCTCGGCCTTCTAGAGCGGGTTCGGCCGCTCAAGGTGAAGCATGGTTTTATCGATGCGGCGGGGCGCGAGCTGCCGTTCTGA
- a CDS encoding glutathionylspermidine synthase family protein, translating into MSRDMNRILSLEVSHAECFTGEIEASLPYHRMNGKQYCLPALTLYEQAEVDALQEAAERVDRIYMKVLRFAQRYLPDFFLTGQLGLHPALLTAARIEVPAHGISRQDWIIGPQGMKCIENNSDTPSGIPETAYAGNAIIDTYSSYRSASTAMRDTIQRAFTGLITHYAESGISGTIAFSSYGWHTEDRTNTEYIMEAVKALGYDVLYVPLEELEIIPNVGLFAGSQRISILYRLYPLEYLVHDTNEDGAEPVGEHLLDLVVQGRIGMINPVQSSITQSKGFMALIWSLYERRDETEAFCGFKLFDDDDVRTLESYFLPTYYEPSPFIQYGVPYAAKGYWGREGKGTALYDSQGAVDEMERGYDEAEREAVQSYYDNQPKIYQQLFPMEEVVVETEEGPYSGRLLTGAYVIGGTFAGLLPRIGGKITGDLAYFCPAAIHTKEE; encoded by the coding sequence ATGAGCCGTGATATGAACCGAATCCTATCCCTCGAAGTCTCTCATGCGGAATGCTTCACGGGCGAAATCGAAGCCAGCCTGCCCTATCACCGAATGAACGGCAAACAGTACTGCCTTCCGGCGCTGACGCTTTACGAGCAGGCTGAGGTCGATGCATTGCAAGAAGCGGCTGAACGCGTGGATCGCATCTACATGAAAGTACTGCGATTTGCGCAGCGCTATCTCCCGGATTTCTTCCTGACCGGCCAATTGGGTCTGCATCCCGCCCTGCTGACGGCTGCCAGAATCGAGGTGCCTGCCCACGGCATCTCCCGCCAGGACTGGATTATCGGACCGCAGGGCATGAAATGCATCGAGAACAACTCAGACACGCCTAGCGGCATCCCGGAAACGGCTTATGCGGGCAATGCAATCATCGATACGTATTCCTCTTACCGCTCGGCATCTACGGCAATGCGAGACACGATTCAACGCGCATTCACTGGACTGATCACGCACTATGCCGAATCGGGCATTAGCGGTACGATTGCATTCTCCAGTTATGGCTGGCATACGGAAGACCGCACCAACACGGAATATATCATGGAAGCCGTTAAGGCATTAGGGTATGACGTGCTTTATGTTCCGCTTGAGGAGCTGGAGATCATCCCGAACGTTGGTCTGTTCGCCGGCAGCCAGCGCATCTCCATTCTTTACCGGCTCTATCCGCTTGAATATTTGGTTCACGACACCAATGAAGACGGGGCTGAGCCTGTAGGTGAGCATCTGCTGGACCTCGTCGTTCAAGGCCGAATTGGCATGATTAATCCTGTACAAAGCAGCATTACGCAGAGCAAAGGCTTCATGGCGCTTATCTGGTCGCTCTACGAACGCCGTGACGAAACAGAAGCATTTTGCGGTTTCAAGCTCTTTGATGATGATGATGTGCGGACCCTTGAATCGTATTTTCTACCGACCTATTATGAACCGTCGCCATTCATACAATACGGCGTCCCTTATGCAGCCAAAGGCTACTGGGGCCGCGAAGGCAAAGGCACTGCGCTATATGATTCTCAAGGAGCCGTGGACGAGATGGAACGGGGATACGACGAGGCCGAACGGGAAGCCGTCCAAAGCTACTACGACAACCAACCAAAAATTTATCAGCAGCTGTTTCCAATGGAAGAAGTCGTCGTCGAGACAGAGGAAGGCCCCTATTCAGGCCGGCTTCTAACTGGGGCTTACGTCATCGGCGGCACATTTGCCGGTCTATTGCCACGAATCGGCGGCAAAATCACGGGCGACCTGGCATATTTTTGCCCGGCAGCCATCCACACGAAGGAGGAGTAA